The Punica granatum isolate Tunisia-2019 chromosome 4, ASM765513v2, whole genome shotgun sequence genome has a window encoding:
- the LOC116202604 gene encoding NAC domain-containing protein 12-like — protein MNLSINGQSQVPPGFRFHPTEEELLHYYLRKKVAYEKIDLDVIREVDLNKLEPWDIQEKCRIGSTPQNDWYFFSHKDKKYPTGTRTNRATAAGFWKATGRDKIIYSGCRRIGLRKTLVFYKGRAPHGLKSDWIMHEYRLDDNNQEPNGLASPVDVNMPEEGWVVCRVFKKKNYQKALDSPRSASTAASMDSKIQMLCSAGNQAGVLDQILSYMGRTSCKVENETSLNPKHPERNYNNIVDNGNSNGNNNNNNKQYQFPPGDALHQERFMHLPGLDSPTMPPPPPISSSSSHFDQYQPFEELMLPEAEPAASSDAATPDNSEPLPGPVGLSDWAALDRLVASQLNGHDEQTEPARQFCCFGDDLHELHQVRLNRGNNNNQGLQMFGCESDFFWSGFTGKSSSSSSSSDPLRHLSV, from the exons ATGAATCTATCGATAAATGGGCAGTCTCAGGTTCCTCCCGGCTTCAGGTTCCACCCGACAGAAGAGGAACTTCTCCACTACTACCTGAGGAAGAAGGTCGCGTATGAGAAGATAGACCTTGATGTGATCCGCGAGGTCGATCTCAATAAGCTTGAGCCGTGGGATATCCAAG AGAAATGTAGAATTGGGTCTACACCCCAAAACGATTGGTACTTTTTCAGTCACAAGGACAAGAAATATCCAACAGGGACAAGGACGAATCGAGCGACGGCTGCTGGGTTCTGGAAGGCCACCGGCCGTGACAAGATCATATACAGTGGATGCAGACGGATCGGGTTGAGGAAAACTTTAGTCTTCTACAAAGGCAGAGCCCCACATGGCCTAAAGTCGGATTGGATTATGCATGAGTATCGGCTCGATGACAACAACCAGGAGCCGAAC GGTCTTGCTTCGCCTGTTGATGTGAATATGCCTGAAGAAGGTTGGGTCGTCTGCCGGGTGttcaagaagaaaaattaCCAGAAAGCCCTCGACAGCCCACGGAGTGCGTCCACTGCCGCCTCGATGGACTCGAAGATCCAGATGTTGTGCTCTGCCGGCAACCAAGCAGGTGTCCTCGACCAGATACTCTCCTACATGGGAAGAACATCCTGTAAGGTCGAGAACGAGACAAGCTTAAACCCCAAACATCCCGAAAGAAATTACAACAACATCGTCGACAACGGTAACAGTAATGgtaacaacaacaataataacaagCAGTACCAGTTCCCACCAGGCGACGCCCTTCACCAAGAGAGGTTCATGCATCTCCCGGGACTCGACAGTCCGACCATGCCACCTCCTCCTCCCATCTCGAGCAGTTCGTCTCATTTTGACCAATACCAGCCGTTCGAAGAGCTGATGCTTCCCGAGGCAGAGCCAGCAGCTTCCTCGGACGCCGCCACCCCGGACAACTCCGAGCCGCTGCCGGGGCCAGTTGGGCTGAGTGACTGGGCAGCCCTGGACCGGCTTGTGGCCTCACAGCTCAACGGCCACGACGAGCAGACCGAGCCGGCAAGACAGTTCTGCTGCTTCGGGGACGACCTTCATGAGCTCCATCAGGTACGGCTGAACCGGGGGAACAATAATAATCAGGGCTTGCAGATGTTTGGCTGCGAGAGTGATTTCTTCTGGAGCGGCTTCACGGGGAAGTcttcgtcgtcgtcgtcatcaTCAGACCCATTACGCCACTTGTCGGTATAA